One segment of Cyprinus carpio isolate SPL01 chromosome A17, ASM1834038v1, whole genome shotgun sequence DNA contains the following:
- the LOC109064706 gene encoding protein eva-1 homolog A translates to MIQRASVDEMVTAFLNERQATTEEMALVSNALAAYSFIADQPERAALYFVCGVCLGLVLTLIALVVQISCRTDCKTQQASKKTGKTLESTSDTSDSDSEWDNTSDLSARRHRRFERTLGNVFTSAEELERAQRLEERERIIREIWMNGQPDIPGTRSLNRYY, encoded by the exons ATGATCCAGAGAGCGTCTGTGGATGAAATGGTCACAGCTTTCCTCAATGAAAGGCAAGCCACTACTGAGGAGATGGCTTTAGTAAGCAATGCACTGGCTGCTTACTCCTTCATAGCAG ATCAGCCGGAACGGGCGGCACTGTAttttgtgtgtggagtgtgtttggGACTGGTTCTCACGCTCATCGCGTTAGTGGTGCAGATCTCCTGTCGAACCGACTGCAAAACGCAACAAGCGTCCAAGAAAACAGGAAAGACTTTGGAGAGCACCAGTGACACGAGCGACAGCGATTCGGAGTGGGACAATACCTCCGACCTGTCTGCACGGCGCCACCGGCGCTTCGAACGGACGCTCGGTAACGTGTTTACCTCCGCAGAAGAGCTGGAGCGCGCGCAGAGACTGGAGGAACGCGAGCGGATTATACGGGAGATCTGGATGAACGGTCAGCCGGACATACCGGGCACGCGCAGCCTGAACCGCTACTATTGA
- the LOC109064705 gene encoding cathepsin B-like yields the protein MWRLAFLCVVSALSVSWARPRLAPLSHEMVNFINKANTTWKAGHNFRDVDYSYVKRLCGTLLKGPKLPVIVQYADDIKLPTNFDAREQWPNCPTLKEIRDQGSCGSCWAFGAAEAISDRICVHSNAKVSVEISAQDLLTCCDSCGMGCNGGYPSAAWNFWNSDGLVSGGLYNSHVGCRPYTIEPCEHHVNGSRPPCSGEGGDTPNCDMSCEPGYSPSYKQDKHFGKTSYSVPPNQKDIMKELFKNGPVEGAFTVYEDFLLYKSGVYQHVSGSVLGGHAIKILGWGEENGVPYWLAANSWNTDWGDNGYFKILRGEDHCGIESEIVAGIPM from the exons ATGTGGCGGCTGGCTTTCCTGTGCGTGGTCTCGGCCCTTTCGGTTAGCTGGGCTCGACCTCGCCTTGCTCCCCTCTCCCATGAGATGGTAAATTTCATCAATAAAGCAAACACTACTTGGAAG GCTGGGCACAACTTCCGTGATGTAGACTACAGCTACGTGAAGAGGCTGTGTGGGACTCTGCTGAAAGGACCCAAACTCCCCGTCAT AGTACAGTATGCTGATGACATCAAGCTCCCCACTAACTTTGATGCCAGAGAGCAGTGGCCCAACTGCCCCACGCTTAAAGAGATCAGAGACCAGGGTTCTTGCGGTTCATGTTGG GCATTTGGAGCTGCTGAAGCCATATCTGACAGAATTTGCGTCCACAGCAATGCCAAAGTGAGTGTGGAGATATCCGCTCAGGACCTGCTTACGTGCTGTGACAGCTGTGGCATGGG ATGTAACGGTGGATACCCCTCTGCTGCTTGGAATTTCTGGAACTCAGACGGTCTGGTCAGCGGTGGACTCTATAACTCCCATGTTG GCTGCCGTCCATACACCATTGAACCCTGTGAACATCATGTGAATGGCAGTCGCCCTCCTTGTTCCGGAGAGGGTGGAGACACTCCTAACTGTGATATGTCCTGTGAACCTGGCTACAGCCCCTCTTACAAGCAGGACAAACACTTTG GAAAAACATCCTATAGTGTCCCACCTAATCAGAAGGACATTATGAAAGAGCTCTTCAAGAACGGCCCAGTAGAGGGAGCTTTCACTGTCTATGAGGACTTCCTGCTATATAAATCTG GTGTATATCAGCACGTGAGTGGATCTGTACTAGGTGGTCATGCCATTAAGATCCTGGGCTGGGGAGAGGAGAATGGCGTCCCCTACTGGCTTGCTGCTAACTCTTGGAACACTGACTGGGGTGATAATG GATATTTCAAGATCCTCCGAGGTGAGGACCACTGTGGCATTGAATCTGAAATTGTGGCTGGAATCCCAATGTAA
- the LOC109064693 gene encoding cell growth regulator with EF hand domain protein 1-like encodes MQTYGTVLLSSAGVGFIMERPLTAAARGVPKRSSGAVNMIITRILFLLSLPLLSLCAPQVQQTLSDDIIVPDLANPFGSGEDNRRLLQSYIKSSLKEGQTSPELNTREQEIFFIFSQYDYDRSGQMDGLELMQLLTDFLTYHEMMPKSADSVVSLVDYLLQTHDLNQDGLLVPSELLSSTIAHRQENNIAPPDPPAEEALKHEQTHTDPKDEVSETHQQDAEVNQVSHENETQDSAKEENVEAENHDQIPEKLEEQQDRLQPPEEQELQDDHQEQKNIPVHQGQPEI; translated from the exons ATGCAAACATACGGGACTGTGCTGCTCTCATCGGCCGGGGTGGGTTTCATCATGGAGCGACCGCTAACCGCAGCTGCGAGAG GTGTGCCAAAGCGATCCAGCGGAGCAGTTAATATGATCATAACACGGATTCTGTTCTTGCTCAGCCTCCCTTTACTGAGTCTGTGTGCTCCACAAGTTCAGCAGACGCTCAG TGATGACATCATTGTACCAGACCTTGCAAATCCTTTTGGGTCCGGCGAAGACAACCGCAG GCTCTTGCAAAGCTACATCAAGAGCAGCCTGAAGGAAGGACAGACCAGTCCAGAGCTGAACACAAGGGAGCAAG AGATATTCTTCATTTTCTCCCAGTATGACTATGACAGAAGTGGGCAGATGGATGGCCTTGAACTGATGCAACTACTGACAGATTTCCTGACTTATCATGAAATGATGCCAAAGTCAGCAGATTCT gTTGTATCTTTGGTGGATTATCTGCTACAAACTCATGATCTGAACCAGGATGGACTGCTAGTTCCTTCAGAGCTGTTATCATCCACCATAGCCCATAGGCAAGAAAACAACATTGCTCCCCCTGATCCACCTGCTGAGGAGGCCTTAAAACACGAACAAACACATACAGATCCAAAGGATGAAGTTTCTGAAACTCACCAACAAGATGCAGAGGTCAACCAAGTGTCTCATGAAAATGAGACACAAGACTCAGCTAAAGAAGAAAACGTGGAAGCTGAGAATCACGACCAGATACCTGAAAAGCTTGAAGAACAGCAGGACCGACTGCAGCCTCCAGAAGAGCAGGAGTTGCAAGATGATCATCAGGAACAGAAGAACATACCAGTACATCAAGGGCAACCAGAGATATAA